Proteins encoded in a region of the bacterium genome:
- a CDS encoding ABC transporter substrate-binding protein, producing MRLTTPVSWLFLAASLALLGPARAPAHEPPTDHIVLQLKWRHQFQFAGYYAAEKEGYFATAGLDVELRAGGPEVKVAEEVVSDRAQFGVLASELVTERARGEPVVLLATIFQHSNRAIIVRADGPVFTPRDLVGREIMLNRAEEAEFIAMFTRAGIDPDQVRILAKDRTALDRLVRGEIVGMNGSIANQPYLLSERGVESRLLRPFEYGVDFFGDALFTSQHVWDEHHDVAVAMRRAVRAGWRYAMEHPGEMVDYILDHYATNKTREQLLFEASALRTVILPDLVDIGHISHDRVQRTFATYHELGMVPAEPGLVGFIADEGEPAGLGRRTRLLLLAGLAVVVVVIAAMLFFNRRLTRLVAARTGALEAANRSLQDEVAERERAQAMTAASERRYRTLIEGSGAIPFRIDLKERRYTYLGPQIGALLGRPASHWKTCADWLAAVHPSDRPLVETERLRRLEAREDFDLEYRMLAADGSERWLLEVVSAAGEGDEVVGFMLDFTAVRKAARQRDELEAAQRETRKLESVTMLAGGVAHDLNNLLMPILGHLDLLEAELILRDGERESFAAIRRAAERARDLVRHLMACGACQMLSFRDVDLGAVIDGAAGGLSRQLGGDQHLEVTVPDRPLVVRADEEQLVAALECLLDNAAAAMRSGGTVRLRLTADPAPAWAEHPGEPWVRLEVEDTGIGMARGDLERACEPFFTTKGRAYAAGLGLAKVTGIVRQHGGRLELDSAEGVGTTVSLWLPCAGEHPMREATPPVAAPRASAGGTEVLVIEDDEAVRLYLNRTLTALGYQVSEAASGREAVGMIGAKSGGFDLVLSDVIMPRMSGLEVYEQVRPDHPDLTFVFMSGYGDEVLPSPTTPERVHFLAKPFTREELVAKLNGIRVAR from the coding sequence ATGCGGCTGACAACTCCAGTTTCGTGGCTCTTCCTGGCGGCGTCGCTCGCGCTGCTCGGGCCGGCCCGGGCCCCGGCGCACGAACCTCCCACCGATCACATCGTCCTGCAGCTGAAGTGGCGCCACCAGTTCCAGTTCGCCGGCTACTACGCGGCGGAGAAGGAAGGGTACTTCGCGACGGCCGGTCTGGACGTGGAGCTCCGGGCCGGCGGGCCCGAGGTGAAGGTGGCCGAGGAGGTCGTCAGCGACCGGGCGCAGTTCGGCGTCCTGGCCTCCGAACTGGTCACCGAGCGGGCCCGCGGCGAGCCGGTCGTGCTGCTGGCGACCATCTTCCAGCATTCGAATCGCGCCATCATCGTGCGGGCCGACGGTCCGGTGTTCACGCCGCGCGACCTGGTCGGGCGCGAGATCATGCTCAACCGGGCCGAGGAGGCCGAGTTCATCGCCATGTTCACCCGGGCGGGGATCGATCCCGACCAGGTGCGCATCCTGGCGAAGGACCGCACGGCCCTCGACCGCCTCGTGCGCGGCGAGATCGTCGGCATGAACGGGAGCATCGCCAACCAGCCGTACCTGCTGTCCGAACGCGGGGTCGAGTCGCGGCTGCTGCGGCCGTTCGAGTACGGCGTCGACTTCTTCGGCGACGCCCTCTTCACCTCGCAGCACGTCTGGGACGAGCACCACGACGTCGCGGTGGCCATGCGCCGCGCCGTGCGGGCGGGCTGGCGCTACGCCATGGAGCATCCGGGCGAGATGGTCGACTACATCCTCGATCACTACGCCACCAACAAGACCCGTGAGCAGTTGCTGTTCGAGGCATCGGCCCTGCGCACGGTGATCCTGCCCGACCTGGTCGACATCGGCCACATCAGCCACGACCGGGTGCAGCGCACCTTCGCCACCTACCACGAACTGGGCATGGTCCCGGCCGAGCCGGGCCTGGTCGGCTTCATCGCCGACGAGGGCGAGCCGGCGGGGCTCGGTCGGCGGACCCGGCTCCTGCTGCTGGCCGGCCTGGCGGTGGTCGTGGTCGTGATCGCGGCGATGCTCTTCTTCAATCGGCGGCTGACACGGCTGGTGGCCGCCCGCACCGGCGCCCTCGAGGCGGCCAACCGGTCGCTGCAGGACGAGGTGGCCGAGCGCGAGCGGGCCCAGGCCATGACCGCCGCGAGCGAGCGGCGCTACCGCACCCTCATCGAGGGCTCCGGGGCGATCCCGTTCCGCATCGACCTGAAGGAGCGGCGCTACACCTACCTGGGGCCCCAGATCGGGGCCCTGCTGGGGCGCCCGGCGAGCCATTGGAAGACCTGCGCCGACTGGCTGGCCGCCGTGCACCCATCCGACCGGCCGCTGGTCGAGACGGAGCGCCTGCGCCGGCTCGAGGCCCGCGAGGACTTCGACCTGGAGTACCGCATGCTGGCGGCCGACGGCAGCGAGCGCTGGCTGCTCGAGGTCGTCTCCGCGGCCGGCGAGGGCGACGAGGTGGTGGGCTTCATGCTCGACTTCACCGCCGTGCGCAAGGCGGCGCGGCAGCGGGACGAACTGGAGGCGGCGCAGCGCGAGACCCGCAAGCTCGAGTCGGTGACGATGCTCGCCGGCGGCGTGGCCCACGACCTGAACAACCTGCTCATGCCGATCCTCGGCCATCTCGACCTGCTCGAGGCCGAGCTCATCCTGCGGGACGGGGAGCGGGAGAGCTTCGCCGCCATCAGGCGGGCCGCCGAGAGGGCGCGCGACCTGGTGCGCCACCTGATGGCCTGCGGCGCCTGTCAGATGCTGTCGTTCCGCGACGTCGATCTCGGCGCGGTGATCGACGGTGCGGCGGGCGGCCTGTCGCGGCAGCTCGGGGGGGACCAGCACCTGGAGGTGACGGTTCCGGACCGGCCCCTGGTGGTGCGGGCCGACGAGGAGCAGCTCGTCGCGGCGCTGGAGTGCCTGCTGGACAACGCCGCGGCCGCCATGCGGTCGGGGGGCACGGTGCGGCTGCGGCTCACCGCCGATCCGGCGCCGGCGTGGGCCGAGCATCCGGGCGAGCCCTGGGTGCGGCTCGAGGTCGAGGACACGGGCATCGGCATGGCGCGCGGCGACCTCGAGCGGGCCTGTGAGCCGTTCTTCACCACGAAGGGCCGGGCCTATGCGGCCGGGCTGGGGCTCGCCAAGGTGACCGGCATCGTGCGGCAGCACGGCGGTCGGCTCGAACTGGACAGCGCGGAGGGCGTCGGCACGACGGTGAGCCTGTGGCTGCCCTGCGCCGGGGAGCACCCCATGCGCGAAGCCACGCCCCCGGTCGCCGCGCCCCGGGCGTCCGCCGGGGGCACGGAGGTGCTGGTGATCGAGGACGACGAGGCCGTGCGGCTCTACCTGAACCGCACGCTCACGGCGCTGGGCTACCAGGTGAGCGAAGCGGCCTCGGGGCGGGAGGCGGTCGGCATGATCGGGGCGAAGAGCGGCGGGTTCGACCTCGTGCTGTCGGACGTGATCATGCCGCGCATGTCCGGCCTCGAGGTGTACGAGCAGGTGCGGCCGGACCACCCCGACCTGACCTTCGTCTTCATGTCGGGCTACGGCGACGAGGTGCTGCCGTCCCCGACGAC
- a CDS encoding porin: protein MRRCRRAFPPLVLVVVAVAAAPSPAAPVFYGRLDMSLTWSDSGRAPHEPVAGTSLENNFTRVGLRGERPLGDAWSLFYRIEAGVQAEDQAAAKTPFTSRPTYVGIAGPWGRLAAGRIDPVFKMTKGFVDAFDNYATKHDRLLPGDKRHGDSLEYKTPRWGRLQAGASYLLADEYYPVGDPRRENPNLQLAATWGDKRFRSGPVYAAVAWNDGIEDFRGTRLVAMAAVGRWTVGGLAQWTELLEPGAPDLAARDGFGAFASLACRLGAWRLKAQAGRDDSGTGLIARRAYADPAAVIAAVPTVTGFALGWERSFGPDFRLHGEWGRFTVDGVDGYDDTVVSLGLRYDFEMTAPE from the coding sequence ATGCGCCGTTGCCGCCGCGCCTTCCCGCCGCTGGTCCTCGTCGTCGTGGCCGTCGCGGCCGCCCCGTCCCCGGCCGCTCCCGTCTTCTACGGCCGCCTCGACATGTCCCTCACCTGGTCCGACTCCGGCCGCGCTCCCCACGAACCGGTCGCCGGCACCAGCCTCGAGAACAACTTCACCCGGGTCGGCCTGCGGGGCGAGCGGCCCCTCGGCGACGCCTGGAGCCTCTTCTACCGCATCGAGGCCGGTGTCCAGGCCGAGGACCAGGCCGCCGCGAAGACCCCGTTCACCTCGCGCCCCACCTACGTCGGCATCGCCGGGCCGTGGGGGCGGCTGGCCGCCGGCCGCATCGACCCGGTGTTCAAGATGACGAAGGGCTTCGTCGACGCCTTCGACAACTACGCGACCAAGCACGATCGCCTGCTTCCCGGCGACAAGCGCCACGGCGACTCCCTCGAGTACAAGACGCCCCGCTGGGGTCGGCTGCAGGCAGGCGCCAGCTACCTGCTGGCGGACGAGTACTATCCGGTCGGCGATCCCCGGCGCGAGAATCCCAACCTGCAGCTCGCCGCGACCTGGGGCGACAAGCGCTTCCGGAGCGGCCCGGTGTACGCCGCCGTCGCGTGGAACGACGGCATCGAGGATTTCCGCGGCACGCGGCTCGTGGCCATGGCCGCCGTCGGCCGCTGGACCGTGGGCGGCCTGGCCCAGTGGACCGAACTGCTCGAACCGGGCGCCCCCGACCTCGCCGCCCGCGACGGCTTCGGCGCCTTCGCCAGCCTGGCCTGCCGGCTCGGCGCCTGGCGGCTGAAGGCCCAGGCGGGGCGCGACGACTCGGGCACCGGCCTGATCGCCCGACGCGCCTACGCCGACCCCGCCGCCGTGATCGCGGCGGTGCCGACGGTGACGGGTTTCGCCCTGGGCTGGGAACGGAGCTTCGGGCCGGACTTCCGCCTGCACGGCGAATGGGGCCGCTTCACGGTGGACGGCGTCGACGGCTACGACGACACCGTCGTCAGCCTCGGCCTGCGCTACGACTTCGAGATGACCGCGCCGGAATGA
- a CDS encoding type II toxin-antitoxin system HipA family toxin, with amino-acid sequence MRPAPAGRVETALVRLWGEVIGAVAWDPAAAAATFEFDREFLARGLDVAPLQMPLAVARRGDARFTFRNLPRDTFHGLPGLLADALPDAFGNSIIDAWLARQGRAPASFSPVERLCYTGARGMGALEFAPALQADFDTSTPVEVAELVHLAQAVAGRRAGMTGDLADRATESLLDIIRVGTSAGGGRPKAVVAVNDSTGEVRSGQVAAPPGFRHWLLKFDGVHDHELGAPAGYGRIEYAYAAMAAAAGITMMPCRLLEEGGRAHFMTRRFDRTDAGEKRHLQSLCAMAHLDFNQPDRHAYEQAFQVMRRLRLPYPAAEEQYRRMVFNVIARNQDDHTKNIAYLMDRDGTWSLAPAFDVTYAYNPDGAWTARHQMSVNGRREGITRADLLAVATEMNIRKADDVIADVASAVRRWTTFAAAAGVPGDVAARIGATFRRDVGDR; translated from the coding sequence GTGAGGCCGGCCCCGGCGGGGCGGGTCGAGACGGCCCTCGTGCGCCTGTGGGGCGAGGTGATCGGAGCGGTGGCCTGGGATCCGGCCGCGGCGGCCGCGACCTTCGAGTTCGACCGCGAGTTCCTGGCCCGCGGCCTCGACGTGGCGCCGCTGCAGATGCCCCTGGCGGTGGCGCGGCGCGGCGACGCGCGCTTCACCTTCCGCAACCTGCCCCGCGACACCTTCCATGGTCTGCCCGGCCTGCTCGCCGACGCCCTGCCCGACGCCTTCGGCAACAGCATCATCGACGCGTGGCTGGCCCGGCAGGGGCGGGCGCCCGCGAGTTTCAGTCCCGTCGAGCGGCTCTGCTACACCGGTGCGCGCGGCATGGGGGCGCTCGAGTTCGCGCCCGCCCTGCAGGCCGACTTCGACACGTCGACGCCGGTCGAGGTGGCCGAGCTCGTGCATCTGGCCCAGGCGGTGGCGGGCCGGCGCGCCGGCATGACGGGCGATCTCGCCGACCGCGCCACCGAGTCGCTCCTCGACATCATCCGCGTCGGCACCAGCGCGGGGGGAGGGCGGCCCAAGGCCGTCGTGGCCGTGAACGACAGCACGGGCGAGGTCCGGTCGGGACAGGTGGCGGCGCCGCCCGGCTTCCGCCACTGGCTGCTGAAGTTCGACGGGGTGCACGACCACGAACTGGGCGCGCCGGCCGGCTACGGGCGTATCGAATACGCCTATGCGGCCATGGCGGCCGCCGCCGGGATCACCATGATGCCGTGCCGGCTGCTCGAGGAGGGCGGCCGCGCCCACTTCATGACGCGCCGTTTCGACCGCACCGACGCGGGGGAGAAGCGGCACCTGCAATCGCTGTGCGCCATGGCCCATCTCGACTTCAACCAGCCCGACCGGCACGCCTACGAGCAGGCCTTCCAGGTGATGCGCCGGCTGCGCCTGCCCTATCCGGCGGCCGAAGAGCAGTACCGGCGCATGGTCTTCAACGTGATCGCGCGCAACCAGGACGACCACACCAAGAACATCGCCTACCTGATGGACCGCGACGGCACCTGGAGCCTCGCGCCGGCCTTCGACGTGACGTACGCCTACAACCCGGACGGAGCCTGGACCGCGCGCCACCAGATGTCGGTCAACGGCCGGCGGGAGGGGATCACGCGGGCCGACCTGCTGGCGGTGGCGACGGAGATGAACATCAGGAAGGCCGACGACGTGATCGCGGACGTGGCGTCGGCGGTGCGGCGCTGGACCACATTCGCCGCCGCGGCGGGCGTGCCCGGCGACGTGGCCGCGCGCATCGGGGCGACGTTCCGTCGCGACGTCGGCGATCGCTAG
- a CDS encoding helix-turn-helix transcriptional regulator, with protein MDIYAVSDRELLRDLGERLRQARLRRNLSQQELADRAGLNRSTVSEYERGASTSTLTLVQVLRALEALDDWGALVPDPGPSPLELARRGGTQRQRASGRRGSDAADDDEGGSSW; from the coding sequence ATGGACATCTACGCCGTCAGTGACCGCGAGTTGTTGCGGGATCTCGGGGAGCGGTTGCGCCAGGCCCGGCTGCGCCGCAATCTCTCCCAGCAGGAACTCGCCGACCGCGCCGGGCTGAACCGCTCCACCGTCAGCGAGTACGAACGGGGCGCGTCGACGAGCACCCTCACCCTGGTGCAGGTGCTGCGGGCGCTCGAAGCCCTCGACGATTGGGGCGCCCTGGTGCCGGATCCGGGTCCGAGTCCGCTCGAGCTCGCCCGGCGGGGGGGCACGCAGCGTCAGCGGGCCAGCGGGCGCCGCGGGTCCGACGCCGCGGACGACGACGAGGGCGGTTCGTCGTGGTGA
- a CDS encoding DUF2214 family protein, producing the protein MDAVITHYLHYLGFGLLFATLAAELALFRPAVSGEVARRLARIDALYGLAAVVVLATGLLKVFVYGKSAAYYGQNFVFHIKVTLFAIVFGLSLVPTVRFFRARGAANGTTVTYPAATGRLLVIEMAVLVLIPLLGVLMAHGYGYRA; encoded by the coding sequence ATGGACGCAGTCATCACCCACTACCTGCACTACCTCGGCTTCGGTCTCCTCTTCGCGACCCTCGCCGCCGAGTTGGCCCTGTTCCGCCCCGCCGTCAGCGGCGAGGTCGCCCGACGCCTGGCCCGCATCGACGCCCTCTACGGGCTCGCCGCCGTCGTCGTGCTCGCAACCGGCCTGCTGAAGGTCTTCGTCTACGGCAAGTCCGCGGCCTACTACGGGCAGAACTTCGTCTTCCACATCAAGGTGACGCTCTTCGCCATCGTCTTCGGGCTGTCCCTGGTGCCCACCGTGCGCTTCTTCCGCGCCCGCGGCGCCGCGAACGGAACGACGGTGACCTACCCGGCCGCCACCGGACGGCTGCTCGTCATCGAGATGGCGGTGCTGGTGCTGATCCCGCTGCTGGGCGTGCTCATGGCCCACGGGTACGGCTACCGGGCCTGA
- a CDS encoding sulfatase — protein MTPTFLRIAFVRSLGSFLLAAACVVAGCGRERPAPSGPYVPAPRAPVIILGLDTVRGDHLHAAGKRDIRTPYLDDLAADGVLFTRCQSTAPWTAPAFASVMTGLTTFRHGYVGGRHLKLDDALTTLAERLQGEGYRTGAFVSIDWLTPEFGMGQGFDRHLYLRTGGRKNGGLITDRGLAWLAEEGDGPAFLFLHYFDAHAPYTPPAPFDGMYYDGDPRGPGEPLIDFLRSDRNHAVDAVNRERMYDWLDGVTDWDYPVRQYAAGVSAVDHEVGRVVQALKAAGLYDQALIIAVGDHGEHLGEHDLWFTHAQPWQEVLQVPLVIKLPGGQFAGTVVGRRVSLLDVLPTVCGARGQPKPNDVDGRDLMEVLTAPDAAPPSLLLAGHGSRADDCWQTLVVDEWKLVVRWRDGTRREMLFDLTADPGETRDVAADHPARVAALRDELLRRIDPEQPVTLRPPLGDDHLSPAARRKLRSLGYIH, from the coding sequence ATGACGCCCACGTTCCTCCGCATCGCCTTCGTCCGCAGCCTCGGGTCGTTTCTGCTGGCGGCGGCCTGCGTGGTGGCCGGGTGCGGCCGCGAGCGTCCGGCCCCGTCCGGCCCGTACGTGCCGGCGCCGCGGGCGCCGGTGATCATTCTCGGCCTGGACACCGTCCGCGGCGACCACCTGCACGCGGCGGGCAAGCGCGACATCCGCACGCCCTATCTCGACGACCTCGCCGCCGACGGCGTGCTCTTCACCCGCTGCCAGTCGACGGCGCCGTGGACGGCGCCCGCCTTCGCCTCGGTGATGACCGGTCTGACGACCTTCCGCCACGGCTACGTGGGCGGCCGCCATCTGAAGCTGGACGACGCCCTGACCACCCTCGCCGAGCGCCTGCAGGGCGAGGGCTACCGCACGGGCGCGTTCGTCAGCATCGACTGGCTGACCCCGGAGTTCGGCATGGGGCAGGGATTCGACCGGCATCTCTACCTGCGCACCGGCGGGCGCAAGAACGGCGGCCTGATCACCGACCGCGGCCTCGCGTGGCTCGCCGAGGAGGGGGACGGTCCGGCGTTCCTCTTCCTGCACTACTTCGACGCCCACGCGCCCTACACGCCGCCGGCCCCCTTCGACGGCATGTACTACGACGGCGATCCGCGCGGGCCGGGCGAGCCGCTGATCGACTTCCTGCGCTCGGACCGGAACCACGCGGTCGATGCCGTCAACCGGGAGCGCATGTACGACTGGCTCGACGGCGTGACCGACTGGGACTACCCGGTGCGGCAGTACGCGGCGGGCGTGAGCGCGGTCGACCACGAGGTGGGGCGGGTGGTGCAGGCGCTGAAGGCCGCGGGCCTGTACGACCAGGCGCTGATCATCGCCGTGGGCGACCACGGCGAGCACCTGGGCGAGCACGATCTCTGGTTCACCCATGCCCAGCCCTGGCAGGAGGTGCTGCAGGTGCCCCTGGTGATCAAGCTGCCCGGCGGCCAGTTCGCCGGGACGGTGGTCGGGCGGCGCGTGTCCCTGCTGGACGTGCTGCCCACCGTCTGCGGGGCCCGCGGGCAGCCCAAGCCCAACGACGTCGACGGCCGCGACCTCATGGAGGTGCTCACCGCGCCGGACGCCGCGCCGCCGTCGCTGCTGCTGGCGGGGCACGGCAGCCGGGCCGACGACTGCTGGCAGACGCTGGTCGTGGACGAATGGAAGCTGGTCGTGCGGTGGCGGGACGGGACGCGGCGGGAGATGCTCTTCGACCTGACGGCCGATCCGGGCGAGACGCGGGATGTGGCGGCCGATCACCCCGCGCGTGTGGCCGCCCTGCGCGACGAGCTCCTGCGGCGCATCGATCCGGAGCAGCCGGTCACCCTGCGGCCGCCGCTGGGCGACGACCACCTGAGCCCCGCCGCCCGGCGGAAGCTGCGTTCGCTCGGCTACATCCACTGA
- a CDS encoding EamA family transporter, whose protein sequence is MKAIVFALLTAACWGIGGYFEKRGLHLGHLPPQLGIALRTAVAVVVLGAVSAPHWKTLGQAGTRPLLYMVIGGGLVAGSLGMLCFYTALKSGSLSRVMPIAFTSPLFGAVLALTVGGETLTTKGVLGMLMTVGGIILLSL, encoded by the coding sequence GTGAAAGCGATCGTGTTCGCCCTGCTGACCGCCGCCTGCTGGGGCATCGGCGGCTACTTCGAGAAGCGCGGCCTGCACCTGGGACACCTGCCGCCGCAGCTGGGCATCGCCCTGCGCACGGCCGTGGCGGTGGTGGTGCTCGGCGCCGTCAGCGCGCCCCACTGGAAGACCCTGGGCCAGGCCGGCACGCGGCCCCTGCTGTACATGGTGATCGGCGGCGGCCTCGTGGCCGGTTCGCTGGGCATGCTGTGCTTCTACACGGCGCTCAAGAGCGGCTCCCTGTCGCGCGTGATGCCGATCGCCTTCACGTCGCCGCTCTTCGGCGCGGTGCTGGCGCTGACGGTGGGCGGGGAGACGCTCACGACCAAGGGCGTGTTGGGCATGCTGATGACGGTGGGGGGGATCATCCTGCTCAGTCTCTAG
- a CDS encoding O-acetyl-ADP-ribose deacetylase has translation MSESIRDRLAVVWDDITNLAVDAIVNAANRDLSGGGGVDGAIHRAAGPELSRACRALGGCPTGEVRLTSGFGLPADFIIHAVGPVWEGGDRGEAELLASCYRAALRLAEAEGFRTVAFPCLSCGIFGYPHELAVPVAVGTVAATLPDCPAIEQVIFVTNDQELEARYLRAVENL, from the coding sequence TTGAGCGAATCGATCCGCGACCGCCTCGCCGTCGTCTGGGACGACATCACCAACCTCGCCGTCGACGCCATCGTGAACGCCGCCAACCGCGACCTTTCGGGCGGCGGGGGCGTGGACGGCGCGATCCACCGCGCGGCGGGCCCGGAGCTCTCGCGGGCCTGCCGGGCCCTGGGCGGCTGCCCGACCGGCGAGGTGCGCCTGACCTCGGGCTTCGGCCTGCCCGCCGACTTCATCATCCACGCCGTCGGACCGGTGTGGGAGGGGGGCGACCGGGGCGAGGCCGAACTGCTGGCGTCGTGCTACCGCGCGGCCCTGCGCCTGGCCGAGGCCGAGGGCTTCCGCACCGTCGCCTTCCCCTGCCTCAGCTGCGGCATCTTCGGCTACCCCCACGAACTGGCGGTGCCCGTCGCCGTGGGCACCGTGGCCGCGACGCTGCCCGATTGTCCCGCCATCGAACAGGTCATCTTCGTCACCAACGACCAGGAGCTCGAGGCGCGGTACCTGCGCGCCGTCGAGAACCTCTGA
- a CDS encoding sigma-70 family RNA polymerase sigma factor — translation MSADGSEPLPSSASELTGLVVGYVSGDAAAGERLFAIVGHHAAVTTRVFLGRDAADAPDIAQDTALAVLEYIRRRGGFDGNLVSFTVTVARNRCRNHLLWAGRRAASDVTEFADEVADDAHGPLALLEERERDALVRRALAALDDGCRRLLEALFREGRTAEEMRGEAGLKTVAGLYHRRAVCLARAGRLLSDLLFDCSSGGESRTDHDGNGDWRRKS, via the coding sequence ATGAGCGCTGACGGCTCCGAACCCCTTCCGTCATCGGCTTCCGAGCTCACCGGACTCGTCGTCGGATACGTGTCCGGCGACGCCGCCGCCGGCGAACGCCTGTTCGCCATCGTCGGCCATCATGCGGCGGTCACGACGCGCGTCTTCCTGGGCCGCGACGCGGCCGACGCCCCCGACATCGCCCAGGACACCGCGCTGGCCGTTCTCGAATACATCCGGCGTCGCGGGGGCTTCGACGGCAATCTCGTCTCGTTCACGGTCACGGTGGCGCGCAACCGCTGCCGCAATCACCTGCTGTGGGCGGGCCGCCGGGCGGCGTCCGACGTGACGGAGTTCGCCGACGAAGTGGCCGACGACGCCCACGGCCCCCTCGCCCTGCTCGAGGAGCGGGAGCGCGACGCTCTCGTGCGGCGGGCCCTCGCCGCCCTGGACGACGGTTGCCGGCGCCTGCTCGAGGCCCTGTTCCGCGAAGGGCGTACGGCCGAGGAAATGCGCGGGGAGGCCGGATTGAAGACGGTCGCCGGTCTCTACCACCGCCGCGCGGTGTGCCTGGCCCGGGCCGGTCGGCTCTTGAGCGACCTGCTCTTCGATTGTTCTTCCGGTGGGGAATCGCGAACGGACCACGACGGAAACGGGGACTGGAGGAGGAAGTCGTGA